The genomic window TAGAAGAAGAATCCGCAGAATTTCTTAAAGAAAAAATTGATGTTACACTACCGGGAGAACCATGCTGTCCTGGAGGCAAGCACATTGTTAAAAAAGTTTTAGACGATGTTGTGGATATCTTTGTTCATTTAGGATTTTGTGTTCGGGAGGCTCCGAATATTGAAAGTGAAGAAAACAACTTTTCTTTACTGAATTTTGAAGAGGATCATCCTGCTAGACAAATGCACGATACTTTTTATCTAGATACTAAAACAGTATTACGCACACATACGTCCAATGTTCAAGTCAGAGAACTTAGTAAAGGGCAACCTCCTATTAAGGTTGTGGCTCCTGGCCTGTGTTTTCGTAATGAAGATATTTCGGCACGTTCGCACGTTATTTTTCATCAGGTAGAGGCTTTCTATGTTGATCATAGTGTAGCACTTTCTGACTTGACAGAGATGTTGACCGAGTTTTACCATACGTTTTTTGAAAGGAAAATAGAGTTGCGTTTACGCCACAGCTACTTTCCTTTTGTTGAGCCGGGAATAGAAGTTGATGTTTCTTGCGAATGTCAAGGGGTAGGATGTTCCCTATGTAAACATACTGGTTGGCTGGAAGTGGCAGGAGCTGGTATGATACATCCTCAAGTTTTGCGCAACAGCGGTGTTGATCCTGAAATCTATACAGGGTATGCTGTTGGCATGGGTATCGAAAGATTGGCCATGTTAAAACATGGAATTTCTGATATCCGTCTTTTCTGTGAAAACGACCTAAGGTTTTTACAGCAATTTTCTTAAGGAAGAATGGCAGAGCGGTTTAATGCACCTGTCTTGAAAACAGGAGACCTGAAAGGGTCCGGGGGTTCGAATCCCTCTTCTTCCGTTTCTTTTTAGATACCAATCTTTTAGCTTATTCTAGCTTCTCTTTTCTAGTTTTCTTCTCATTTTTATTTATTTATTTTTTTATTTGTTTTTAATTTCTTTAGTTCAGCGTTTTATTAATTATAGTTTTATTTGTCTTCTAAAATTAATTGATAGTTAAATTATTTTTATAATAAACTAATAAAACGATTGTCGAATAATAATCTAATTTTTTGATTCCTTTACGGGGAAGTATGAGAAGATCTTGTTATAATTTTGAAAAAGCATTGGAGCATTTAGAGAAATTAAAAAAGATTTCTTATAGTTCTCCATCATCTTTCATAGAGAACGCTAAACTTGATGACATGTTTTCTGTCGATCATCATGTCGATGAAATGAAGCAAGCGTTGAAGAATATAGAAGATTATCTCAAGAAAGCAGGTGCTTTACCGAAGAGTGAGGCAAATAAGGCATTGCAGGAGTCTAATTTCCTTATTGCTGGTGTCCAGAATGTATTTTCGTTTTTAGAAAGTCGTGAGAGAGAACTGTACCAGAGCTTAGTTCATGACTATTCTGAGTTAAGTAAGGTCTATAGTAAGACACAAGCAAATCTTAGCCGAAAAATCATCAAGGAAGAACAGGAAGAAGATGAGGATTTGGTAGAACGAGAATTAGAAGAAATGCATCAAGAAGAGCGTTTCTTAAATAACCTGGTAGAGGTTAAGCGAGATCGTTCTTACGAACTTTTCTACATGTCTGACGAAGAAAATAAGCGTTTCTATACTGATACGCTTACTCAGATTATTTGTAAGCAAGGAAAAATCCATGAAACAGCTCATGAGGGCGATCCCTTAACGAAAACGCTTTTATGGAATAGTGAAGAACTCCACAATTTAGCTTCCTCATTAGTATTTACTAATGATATGCCTATACGGCTATTTTATCAAAAGGCTCTGAGTGATTTAGAAACAGAGTCTACGGAAAAGATTCATAATGCTGTTATGGGGTTGTTCTTTTCTAGATACGAGGCCACTGTAGTTTCTAATAACCCTAAAAAAGATAATCTCCATTATTTCAATGATTTTCTCTATTTCCTCAGGGATGCCTGGAAGGCTTTGAGTAATAATACTCACGATCAGATGCATTATCGACATTCTCATACGTTAATGTCTGCCTTAAGTAGTGGAATCTTTGAAGGTAAACTCGTATTTATAGAGGCTGCTCGGTACTTATATTTTCATATACATACGAAATTGCAATTAGAAGGGGATAAGAAACCTCTGTCTTCAGGACAATATGTTTCTGAGGTATATGAGGAGTTATATCGATTGCTTTCTAAGTATCCAAATGGGCCGTTATTTAAAGCTATAGACAGAATGCTCGATCCGAGTTCCTCAGTGTTTGATCCTATCATTTTAGGTATGTTTCCTGGAATAGAAGGAACTTTGAAATTAGGAGATAAATCTATAACAGTTATACGATCTCCAAGCCCTATAACACAAAGCTCCATACTGTACGCTAATTGTAATGAGGAATTTATAGGATTTCTTAATGCTAAAGCAGATTTAGGAGAGACTACCTTCATTTTAAACATACAGAATCGTTTATCTAGAAAAGATCGTGCGAGAAGTCGTGTGATAGAAGAGAGCTTAGATAGAATCGATAGAGCATTCATATTTTCATTTCCAGAACCCGAGGATCTTCTGAAAAGCATAGAAAGATTACACGGAGAGCAAGAAACATTTTTTGGATTCTTTTCCGTATTGAAAGAAGAATTTAATAAATCGGGCTCCTTATCTCTTTTTTCTATTCCTAATATATCTAAAGGGCAAATTCATGAATTTCTAGACAACAGTTTATCTGTTTTAAAAGATACCTTTTTCTCTAAGAAAAAGATCTTATTTAAAAATGATAAGCTATTACTTCTGCATATTATTTCCTATCTACTTGTCTTTAAGCTTATAGAAATTATAGATCCAAATAATCTCATAGTTATGTCTAAAGATGGTTTGGATTATGCATCGATATTCATTTCAGGATTTACTTCCTTTGCCGGAGAAGAATCATGGGATGAGCATAGACTAAAATTACTCATGGTAAAAGTTCTTGCACCTACTTTAGTAGCTAGAGACCGTTTGATATTTGTAAATCACATAGAACTAATGAGTAAGTTTCTCAATTGTTTGAGAAAAAATAAACAGAACTTGTCTAATCTCAAACCCTTGTTTAGTTATGATTTAGAGAAATGGGATTTCTCAGATTATCTCAACGAAATTACTGAAGCTTAGCATAAGCATAATTCGTAAATATCGCTAAGGCGAATAGAGGGAATAACATTACAGGTAATATCGGTAAAACACTGCTGTTAGATAATACCATCCCCGCTTTTAAAAAGACGAAAAAGGTGTTTATCGTGCCTAGGGGAACAAGATAGGCAAGAGTTACTGTAGATACACGACTGAACCTTAGACAGAGATAAGCTGAGATAATCATCGCTGATATGCAAGCTAAAGGTGAAATCAGCATATAGTAAAATGTAGATAATAAAGATAAAATGCGCTGAGGGATAGTTGTTGATAGTCCTAATCCTGTGGCATTCCAAGGAATGGCTCTGAAAGATTCTGAAAGACGATTTTTACCTCCAGCTGTGAAAATCTTAGAAAAAGGATTATCATAGAACCCAAATTCAATCTCAGGAAATTCTTTCATATCTGAAAACTCACTGAGCTCCATACTACCAGATTCCGTTTCTGAAAAACGTATAACATCAAGACCAATAGGAAGAGATGGCGTTGTAAACGCTAGTTTTTCCATTGTGTAAATTGTCTTTGGATTTTTAATCCAAAATACTTTGTTAAGAGTTAAAGCTTTTTGTTCAATAGAAGAATATAGTAAGACTGTTTGATCTTTGAGATAGAGAGCAGGAACTTTATCTTGTGCCTTATCTAGTGTTCCACGATCCATATGTTCTTTGGTTGTAGATATTTTCTCACATATAGGATGCAACCATTGAAAATTTGCATATAGAAGTAAGGTGATAATGAAGCTCGAACGAATTAAAGGAGCTGTTAAAGATTTCAATGAGAGTCCTGATGCCTGAAGGAGAAGGACTTCCCGTTTGTTTTGCATTGAAAATAATGTAATCGTCGTGGCTACAGCAACCAGTTGAGGAATTAGAAATTCTGCTTTAAGAGCTATTTGAGATAGATAATATAGAATAGAAAGCTTTAAAGAGGCGCCTGAAGCTAATGAGGTTGTATTTCCTTTGATAGCATGTAGAGAATGATGAATTGAGGCATAAAAAACAAAGGCAAGTACTATTAAAGATAGTAGAGATAGCCAAAATTTAGTTAATACATAACGTTTCCAAATATACATAGTCTAAGCATAGCCTCTGCTTTCTCGATACGCACGGATAGCAAAAACCACCCAAGAAATTACCTGCGGAATAATGAACAACATAAGCGCAGGAAATAGTGTAGTGGTATTTTTGCCAACTATTAATAAAATCAAATCCATCACAGGAAAAATACAATAAAGAGCTATAGATTTACGAAATCTTGGTTTATAAGTCCCTAAGACCATTCCCGAATACGTTAATGTGATACAAAGCAAACCTATGCCGATTCTTCTCAAGGTTTCCGGTAAGTGTGCATGACTGAATGATTGTTTAACAAGCTGCTTCCAAGGTAAATAATCTGTTCGCGTTTTCATGTAAGACTTCCCCGCGAATAATGTTGAAGTGATTTTAGGAATCAACATCTCATCCAAAGTTTCTATGTAGTATTCCTTGGAATTTGAAGAATGTTGGTCTGTTAGTGTGGAAGGAAGCTTTGAAATCATAACAACATCCCTGGCCTGTACAGTATCATTTGCCACATCAGGAATGATAGTTTTGATAATTCCTACATTCGCAATTTCCTTATCTCTTTTTAAAGCAATGATCACATTATCAAATTTACTTTTTGCACAATGGTCAACGGTAATGAAAATACGATTGTTTTCTTTTTTTTGTAGCGTCTGAAGTAGAAGTGTGGGTGAAGTCATTGCCATATTAGCAATTTCTTTACAGGTTTGAAATCGACAAATAGAAGCGAGTTCAGAACATGTATAAAAGTTTATACAACAGATAGCGCAGGAAACCATGAGGACAGGGAAGGTAATAATTCCTTGAGAAGCTCCAGATGCTTTAAGGAAAGTGATTTGGTTGTTATCAGAAAGACCTCGAAAAAGCGCAAAAGCTGAAATAAAACAAGAAATAGGAAGAATGAAAGGCAATAAGTAGGGAATCTGATAAGCTGTTAGTCGCAAAACTGTTGGATAGGGAACGTCTTTTGCTATATAACTGACGATTTCTTGAAGAGAACTAATAATAGAAATACAGATAAGACTAAGCGTACAAAAAGTAACGGTTTTTAAATAACGGAAAATTAAGACTTTCCATAAAATAGGCATAGTATACCTGATATCAGGAGTTCTTCAAGTTTAAGGATAATATGACAGCATTTCTTCAAGTCAATAGGCCTTAACTTATTTGTAATGAAATTTACACGGACATGTATTTAGATTATGTTATCCTGTCTACTCAGAAATGATAAGCGATTAGAAGTTTTTTTTTCTGCTTTAGATATGAAAAAAAGCTACTTACTTGCTTTGTCAGGAGGAAGTGATTCATTATTTCTTTTATATCTCCTTAAGTCTCGAGGAGTCTCTTTTACCGCAGTCCATGTAGATTATGGATGGAGAGAGTCTTCTTATCGTGAGGCTGAGGAACTCAAAATTAGATGTGAAGAAGCAGGTGTCCCTATTATTGTAGATCATGTGCCTCCGGAATGTAGAACTTCAAAAGATCCAGAAAATGCTGCCCGGCGCTATCGTTATGCATTATTCCATAAGGTATGTAAGGAACAAAATCTTTCTGGGATATTTTTAGCTCATCATGCTAATGATCAAGCTGAAACTGTATTAAAACGTTTATTAGAAGGGGCATCCTTAAGCAATTTAAAAGGCATGACTCAGGAAACGTATTACGAAGGTATTCCGCTTTTCAGACCCTTATTGCACATCCCTAAACAAATTTTAGTGAACGCTTTAGATGAAGAACATATTCCTTATGTTCAAGATGTAACCAATACCGATGAACGTTATTTGCGCGCTAGGATGCGTAAGAAGATATTCCCTTGGTTAGAAGAGATTTTTGGTAAGAATATTACACAACCTCTATTGACATTAGCTCAAGATTCTGAGGAACTTTCTTCTTACATGAAACTGCAAGCCGAGCCCTTTCTTGAAAATATTCAAAAAGAAGACGCAACATGGTCTATTGAAATTCCTAAAGCATTGGTGGAACAAGTTTTTTTAGCAAAATGGGTTTGTAAGGAATTCTTTCTTAGGGCTGGGGTAGTTGTCTCAAGGCATTTCTTGCAAATGATTTATGATCATCTACATCGTAATTTGCCAGCGCAAATGCGACTTCGAGATAAAAGAGTGATCGTAAAAGCTGGGGTAGTAATGATAGAATAGAAAGTATATAATGATGATTCTCATTGTATATTCGAAGATGATGAGTAGTAGGTCATTGTATATACAGTGTTTCATATTTTTTTTATTTTATAACTAGGTTTTATAAACAAAATAATAAAAAATATGCTATATTAAATAATTACCTGTCTGATTGATTAGCTTAGTTGTGTAGTTTATGTCTAAAGATAAAAAAATGAAGCCCGAATCGAAAAAAAATTTTCCTA from Chlamydia sp. 04-14 includes these protein-coding regions:
- the pheS gene encoding phenylalanine--tRNA ligase subunit alpha → MTIQEELEATKQQFCTELNQVNSSKDLFDLKVRYLGKKGLFRSFADKLRECPPDQKALVGASINDCKTYIEDLIRDKSNSILLEEESAEFLKEKIDVTLPGEPCCPGGKHIVKKVLDDVVDIFVHLGFCVREAPNIESEENNFSLLNFEEDHPARQMHDTFYLDTKTVLRTHTSNVQVRELSKGQPPIKVVAPGLCFRNEDISARSHVIFHQVEAFYVDHSVALSDLTEMLTEFYHTFFERKIELRLRHSYFPFVEPGIEVDVSCECQGVGCSLCKHTGWLEVAGAGMIHPQVLRNSGVDPEIYTGYAVGMGIERLAMLKHGISDIRLFCENDLRFLQQFS
- the tilS gene encoding tRNA lysidine(34) synthetase TilS, whose product is MLSCLLRNDKRLEVFFSALDMKKSYLLALSGGSDSLFLLYLLKSRGVSFTAVHVDYGWRESSYREAEELKIRCEEAGVPIIVDHVPPECRTSKDPENAARRYRYALFHKVCKEQNLSGIFLAHHANDQAETVLKRLLEGASLSNLKGMTQETYYEGIPLFRPLLHIPKQILVNALDEEHIPYVQDVTNTDERYLRARMRKKIFPWLEEIFGKNITQPLLTLAQDSEELSSYMKLQAEPFLENIQKEDATWSIEIPKALVEQVFLAKWVCKEFFLRAGVVVSRHFLQMIYDHLHRNLPAQMRLRDKRVIVKAGVVMIE
- a CDS encoding LptF/LptG family permease; amino-acid sequence: MPILWKVLIFRYLKTVTFCTLSLICISIISSLQEIVSYIAKDVPYPTVLRLTAYQIPYLLPFILPISCFISAFALFRGLSDNNQITFLKASGASQGIITFPVLMVSCAICCINFYTCSELASICRFQTCKEIANMAMTSPTLLLQTLQKKENNRIFITVDHCAKSKFDNVIIALKRDKEIANVGIIKTIIPDVANDTVQARDVVMISKLPSTLTDQHSSNSKEYYIETLDEMLIPKITSTLFAGKSYMKTRTDYLPWKQLVKQSFSHAHLPETLRRIGIGLLCITLTYSGMVLGTYKPRFRKSIALYCIFPVMDLILLIVGKNTTTLFPALMLFIIPQVISWVVFAIRAYRESRGYA
- a CDS encoding calcium-binding protein; translated protein: MRRSCYNFEKALEHLEKLKKISYSSPSSFIENAKLDDMFSVDHHVDEMKQALKNIEDYLKKAGALPKSEANKALQESNFLIAGVQNVFSFLESRERELYQSLVHDYSELSKVYSKTQANLSRKIIKEEQEEDEDLVERELEEMHQEERFLNNLVEVKRDRSYELFYMSDEENKRFYTDTLTQIICKQGKIHETAHEGDPLTKTLLWNSEELHNLASSLVFTNDMPIRLFYQKALSDLETESTEKIHNAVMGLFFSRYEATVVSNNPKKDNLHYFNDFLYFLRDAWKALSNNTHDQMHYRHSHTLMSALSSGIFEGKLVFIEAARYLYFHIHTKLQLEGDKKPLSSGQYVSEVYEELYRLLSKYPNGPLFKAIDRMLDPSSSVFDPIILGMFPGIEGTLKLGDKSITVIRSPSPITQSSILYANCNEEFIGFLNAKADLGETTFILNIQNRLSRKDRARSRVIEESLDRIDRAFIFSFPEPEDLLKSIERLHGEQETFFGFFSVLKEEFNKSGSLSLFSIPNISKGQIHEFLDNSLSVLKDTFFSKKKILFKNDKLLLLHIISYLLVFKLIEIIDPNNLIVMSKDGLDYASIFISGFTSFAGEESWDEHRLKLLMVKVLAPTLVARDRLIFVNHIELMSKFLNCLRKNKQNLSNLKPLFSYDLEKWDFSDYLNEITEA
- a CDS encoding LptF/LptG family permease → MYIWKRYVLTKFWLSLLSLIVLAFVFYASIHHSLHAIKGNTTSLASGASLKLSILYYLSQIALKAEFLIPQLVAVATTITLFSMQNKREVLLLQASGLSLKSLTAPLIRSSFIITLLLYANFQWLHPICEKISTTKEHMDRGTLDKAQDKVPALYLKDQTVLLYSSIEQKALTLNKVFWIKNPKTIYTMEKLAFTTPSLPIGLDVIRFSETESGSMELSEFSDMKEFPEIEFGFYDNPFSKIFTAGGKNRLSESFRAIPWNATGLGLSTTIPQRILSLLSTFYYMLISPLACISAMIISAYLCLRFSRVSTVTLAYLVPLGTINTFFVFLKAGMVLSNSSVLPILPVMLFPLFALAIFTNYAYAKLQ